A single Pseudodesulfovibrio aespoeensis Aspo-2 DNA region contains:
- a CDS encoding chorismate-binding protein, producing MPRRSTFSALLDRLAFDGLAGELVREAGADALLSVPGHPAATVPLIGVGVADELVFTARTTPDQVRAFCFGSPGPAFGFVSYTYGLILRGIPSTKPLDFPLGHLKKYAAVAEYDHASGMMTLVGQERTVDALKARLEGIGQRIGLQERAGVSGFDRAGVRMSLPRAAYETGVRETLARIRAGDVYQLNLSTRFTGHWPGLDPAGLFLHLWRTRPAPFYACFASGPHRVISTSPERFLRVQGELVLSQPIKGTLRLKEGEGETDPEVLARLTGSAKEDAELSMIVDLIRNDISACCQPGSVRVEGHKSVFCVDRLLQMYSNVTGRLRDDRDCLDLFFNAFPGGSVTGCPKASAMTIIEALEPHSRGVYCGSMLAVRGERELDSSIAIRTAAWNADTGNFDFWAGSGIVVDSDPASEYQETLAKAEKFLTLEGP from the coding sequence TTGCCCAGGCGCTCGACTTTCTCGGCCTTGCTTGACCGGCTGGCGTTCGACGGACTGGCCGGAGAACTGGTACGCGAGGCAGGCGCGGACGCGCTTTTATCCGTGCCCGGCCATCCGGCAGCCACTGTCCCGCTGATCGGGGTGGGCGTTGCGGACGAGCTGGTTTTCACGGCCAGGACCACGCCGGACCAGGTCAGGGCGTTCTGTTTCGGCTCGCCCGGCCCGGCCTTCGGGTTTGTCAGCTACACCTATGGCCTGATCCTGCGCGGGATTCCCTCAACCAAGCCGCTTGATTTTCCCCTGGGCCATCTGAAGAAATACGCAGCCGTGGCGGAATACGACCACGCGAGCGGCATGATGACCCTGGTCGGCCAAGAGCGGACCGTGGATGCGCTCAAAGCCCGGCTGGAGGGGATCGGGCAGCGGATCGGGTTACAAGAGCGCGCCGGGGTGTCCGGGTTTGACCGGGCCGGGGTGCGCATGTCCCTGCCGCGCGCGGCCTATGAGACCGGGGTGCGCGAGACTTTGGCCCGGATCAGGGCGGGGGATGTCTACCAGCTCAACCTCTCGACGCGGTTCACCGGCCACTGGCCGGGCCTTGATCCGGCGGGGCTGTTCCTGCATTTGTGGCGGACGCGGCCTGCGCCGTTTTACGCCTGTTTCGCGTCCGGGCCGCACCGGGTGATCTCCACCTCGCCCGAGCGGTTTTTGCGGGTGCAGGGGGAGCTGGTCCTGTCCCAGCCCATCAAGGGCACGCTGCGGCTCAAAGAGGGGGAAGGGGAGACCGACCCGGAAGTCCTGGCCCGGCTGACCGGATCGGCCAAGGAAGACGCGGAGCTGTCCATGATCGTGGACCTGATCCGCAACGACATCTCGGCCTGTTGCCAACCCGGCTCAGTGCGCGTTGAGGGCCACAAGTCTGTTTTCTGCGTGGACCGGCTGCTCCAGATGTACAGCAATGTCACCGGACGGCTGCGCGATGACCGGGATTGTCTGGACCTGTTTTTCAACGCCTTTCCGGGCGGGTCGGTGACCGGCTGCCCCAAGGCGAGCGCCATGACCATCATCGAGGCGCTGGAGCCGCACTCCAGGGGCGTGTACTGCGGCTCCATGCTGGCGGTCCGTGGCGAGCGCGAACTGGATTCGTCCATAGCCATCCGCACGGCGGCGTGGAACGCGGACACGGGAAATTTCGACTTCTGGGCCGGAAGCGGCATCGTGGTGGACTCGGACCCGGCAAGCGAGTATCAGGAGACACTGGCCAAGGCGGAGAAATTTCTCACCCTGGAGGGACCATGA
- a CDS encoding DnaA ATPase domain-containing protein: MKHSLRQHLLQTSTDAELKRWFDPLHLVYEEEGKRIVVGFPHAFFAKWFESEVQDRFEAQLNMFLGTGYVVSYRDNGSLERGTGVKAADVIKRIDFPFGQEFTFDTFLINKKNYFPIASAREVAKQSASLFNPFIVCGPGGSGKTHLIRAVANEISKKHDHSKIFIGSMDELNSFYTIRFKGDPFRARNHLFEYNFLFIDDFQKIREHPHFQQEVVNLFNHFYDNKKQMIICCRDKLASYDFLDESLQSRLGWGLIVTLKEADLEIRVGYIQRQCRLKRLLLSKEQVLTLAQHFTDFRYLQGVLLKLFAFKELVKKEMTQRDFEHIMANTEEKTTDDLTPKKIMTVVSEHFSVNIKELTGTKRHQNIAQARQVAMFLCRQLLNTSYPALGRAFGGKDHSTVLYSVKKIEQLQEDDFELKQLLKKLKTKCRLP, from the coding sequence GTGAAACACTCCCTGCGCCAACATCTGCTCCAGACCAGCACCGACGCCGAACTCAAGCGCTGGTTCGACCCGCTGCACCTCGTGTACGAGGAGGAAGGCAAGCGCATTGTGGTCGGTTTTCCCCACGCTTTTTTCGCCAAATGGTTCGAGAGCGAGGTCCAGGACAGGTTCGAGGCGCAGCTGAACATGTTCCTTGGCACCGGCTATGTGGTCAGCTACCGCGACAACGGAAGCCTGGAGCGCGGCACCGGCGTCAAAGCCGCCGATGTGATCAAGCGGATCGACTTTCCCTTTGGCCAGGAATTCACCTTTGACACTTTTCTGATCAACAAGAAAAACTACTTTCCCATCGCCTCGGCACGGGAGGTGGCCAAACAGTCGGCCTCGCTTTTCAACCCGTTCATCGTCTGCGGGCCGGGCGGGTCAGGCAAGACCCACCTGATCAGGGCCGTGGCCAACGAGATCAGCAAGAAGCACGATCATTCCAAGATATTCATCGGCTCCATGGACGAGCTCAATTCGTTCTACACCATCCGCTTCAAGGGCGACCCGTTCCGGGCCAGGAACCATCTCTTTGAGTACAATTTCCTGTTCATCGACGATTTTCAGAAGATCAGGGAACATCCCCATTTCCAGCAGGAGGTGGTCAATCTCTTCAACCACTTCTACGACAACAAAAAGCAGATGATCATCTGCTGCCGCGACAAGCTGGCCAGCTACGACTTTCTGGACGAAAGCCTGCAATCCCGCCTGGGCTGGGGGCTCATCGTCACCCTCAAGGAGGCGGATCTCGAAATCCGGGTGGGCTACATCCAGCGCCAGTGCCGCCTCAAGCGTTTGCTCCTGAGCAAGGAGCAGGTGTTGACCCTGGCCCAGCATTTCACCGATTTCCGCTATCTCCAGGGGGTGCTGCTCAAGCTCTTCGCCTTCAAGGAGCTGGTCAAGAAAGAGATGACCCAGCGCGATTTCGAGCACATCATGGCCAACACCGAGGAAAAGACCACCGACGACCTGACGCCCAAGAAGATCATGACCGTGGTCAGCGAACACTTCAGCGTCAACATCAAGGAGCTGACCGGCACCAAGCGCCACCAGAACATTGCCCAGGCCAGGCAGGTGGCCATGTTCCTGTGCCGCCAGTTGCTCAACACCTCCTATCCCGCCCTGGGTCGGGCCTTTGGCGGCAAGGACCACTCCACAGTCCTGTATTCAGTCAAAAAAATAGAGCAATTGCAAGAGGATGATTTTGAATTGAAACAACTGTTGAAAAAGTTGAAGACAAAATGTCGCTTGCCGTGA
- the purE gene encoding 5-(carboxyamino)imidazole ribonucleotide mutase, whose amino-acid sequence MPQVVIFMGSISDEEKMRPCSDLLGELGIDHVFTVSSAHRTPERTARLVAEYEAAGCQVFICAAGLAAHLAGAVAAKTIRPVLGVPLTASPLGGMDALLATVQMPPGFPVGTVALDKVGAQNAAWLSAQIIALHDDRVAEKIRQARDGFKASVEKAAASLERS is encoded by the coding sequence ATGCCACAGGTCGTGATTTTCATGGGTTCCATTTCAGACGAGGAGAAGATGCGTCCCTGTTCGGATTTGCTTGGGGAGTTGGGCATTGATCATGTGTTCACGGTTTCGTCGGCGCACCGCACGCCTGAGCGCACGGCCCGGCTGGTGGCCGAGTATGAGGCTGCGGGCTGTCAGGTGTTCATTTGCGCGGCCGGGTTGGCAGCGCATCTGGCGGGCGCTGTGGCAGCCAAGACCATCAGGCCGGTGCTGGGCGTGCCACTGACGGCCTCGCCTCTGGGCGGCATGGACGCGTTGTTGGCCACGGTGCAGATGCCTCCGGGCTTTCCGGTGGGTACGGTGGCCCTGGACAAGGTGGGCGCGCAGAACGCGGCCTGGTTGTCGGCGCAGATCATCGCCCTGCATGATGATCGTGTGGCGGAGAAGATCCGGCAGGCGCGCGACGGCTTCAAGGCATCGGTGGAAAAGGCCGCCGCATCGCTGGAGCGTTCCTGA
- a CDS encoding aminodeoxychorismate/anthranilate synthase component II, which yields MRILLIDNADSFTRNLEHLLTVSMAGAEVRVEVGVVPYAGLPGLDPARADLVVISPGPGRPEEYPGYDRIFEAGGPVLGVCLGMQIINQWRGGRTEPLPGCVHGRAEAIDWAGERRRVARYHSLHVSRVGRGLDVLARNDAGVIMCLGSRADRLLGYQFHPESFMTPDGGAFIAQALDFLGLA from the coding sequence ATGCGCATCCTGCTCATCGACAACGCGGACAGCTTCACCAGGAACCTTGAGCATCTGCTGACGGTCTCAATGGCCGGTGCAGAGGTCAGGGTGGAGGTCGGGGTGGTGCCCTATGCCGGACTACCAGGGCTTGATCCGGCCCGGGCCGATCTGGTGGTCATCTCGCCGGGTCCGGGCAGGCCAGAGGAATATCCGGGCTATGACCGGATTTTCGAGGCGGGCGGGCCGGTGCTGGGCGTGTGTCTGGGCATGCAGATCATCAACCAGTGGCGGGGCGGGCGCACCGAGCCGCTGCCTGGCTGTGTGCATGGCCGGGCCGAGGCCATCGACTGGGCCGGGGAGCGGCGCCGGGTGGCCCGGTATCATTCGCTCCATGTGAGCCGGGTGGGCCGAGGGCTGGACGTGCTGGCCAGAAACGACGCCGGGGTGATCATGTGCCTTGGGTCGCGGGCCGACAGATTGCTTGGATATCAATTTCACCCGGAATCCTTCATGACCCCGGACGGAGGCGCGTTCATTGCCCAGGCGCTCGACTTTCTCGGCCTTGCTTGA
- a CDS encoding homocysteine biosynthesis protein: MAEHQVNKTIQEINDRIRRGKAVVVNAHEMVEIVRKEGKVRAAQEVDVVTTGTFSPMCSSGLLFNIGQQPPVMKVSKLWLNNVPCYSGIAAVDAYLGCTEPSEDDPLNKVHPGRFAYGGAHVMEDLLRGKAVHLRAEAYGTDCYPRRELDKDITLADLPNAVMFNPRNCYQNYNCAVNLTSRTIYTYMGPLKSNCANANYATAGQLSPLFNDPYFRTIGMGTRIFLGGGTGYVIGEGTQHVSKPQRNERGLPENPSGTLMLKGDFKQMDARYVRAQSILGYGVSLAVGVGIPIPMLNEEMAFFTGVCDADITMPVKDYGYDYPNGIPRQLTRVTFEELKSGEIMVNGKKTATIPLTSYSMSLEVADELKAWIERGEFLLTEKVADIPSY, from the coding sequence ATGGCCGAGCATCAGGTGAACAAGACGATCCAGGAAATCAACGACCGCATCCGCAGGGGCAAGGCCGTGGTGGTCAACGCCCATGAGATGGTCGAGATCGTCCGCAAAGAGGGCAAGGTCCGCGCCGCCCAGGAGGTGGACGTGGTGACCACGGGCACCTTCTCGCCCATGTGCTCGTCCGGGCTGCTCTTCAACATCGGCCAGCAGCCGCCGGTGATGAAGGTCTCCAAGCTGTGGCTCAACAACGTGCCCTGCTACTCCGGCATTGCCGCGGTGGACGCGTATCTCGGTTGCACCGAGCCGAGCGAGGACGACCCGCTCAACAAGGTCCACCCAGGCCGCTTCGCCTACGGCGGGGCCCATGTCATGGAGGATCTGCTGCGCGGCAAGGCCGTGCACCTGCGGGCCGAGGCCTACGGCACGGACTGCTATCCGCGCCGCGAGCTGGACAAGGATATCACCCTGGCCGATCTGCCAAACGCGGTCATGTTCAACCCGCGCAACTGCTACCAGAACTACAACTGCGCCGTGAACCTGACCAGCCGCACCATCTACACGTACATGGGGCCGCTCAAGTCCAACTGCGCCAATGCCAACTACGCCACAGCAGGCCAGCTCTCGCCCTTGTTCAACGACCCCTATTTCAGGACCATCGGCATGGGCACCCGCATCTTCCTGGGCGGCGGCACGGGCTATGTCATCGGCGAGGGCACCCAGCATGTGTCCAAGCCCCAGCGCAACGAGCGCGGCCTGCCCGAGAACCCGTCCGGCACCCTGATGCTCAAGGGCGATTTCAAGCAGATGGACGCCCGCTACGTGCGCGCCCAGTCGATCCTGGGCTACGGCGTGTCCCTGGCCGTGGGCGTGGGCATCCCCATCCCCATGCTCAACGAGGAGATGGCCTTTTTCACCGGCGTGTGCGACGCGGACATCACCATGCCGGTCAAGGACTACGGCTACGACTACCCCAATGGCATTCCCCGCCAGCTGACCCGCGTCACCTTCGAGGAACTCAAAAGCGGCGAGATCATGGTCAATGGCAAGAAAACCGCGACCATCCCCCTGACCAGCTACTCCATGTCCCTTGAGGTGGCTGACGAGCTCAAGGCGTGGATCGAGCGGGGCGAGTTCCTGCTGACGGAAAAAGTGGCCGATATTCCAAGCTACTAG
- a CDS encoding aminotransferase class IV, producing MIHYRKGEFTHLGVTLDPAAPAFRYGAGFFETIYYNGRKPCHLELHLDRLLHSLRAYQAEYDSVDFEAVIRQVLNRNGLEGRPARINIFYPMETPAAHPVILAAPFEPKPYKAYRVCLCEDRHVSTLNAQKTTSYMFFHLALIRARARGFDDAALLDFDGNLLETTTGALLFRRDGKFHETDSPYRLASTSLKLAARVVEISPDTIPLDSLGDFEHAYILNSLIGMRPVATIGETGFVPDEDACREVTELILEDGL from the coding sequence ATGATCCATTACCGCAAGGGCGAATTCACCCACCTGGGCGTGACCCTGGACCCGGCAGCACCCGCCTTTCGCTACGGGGCTGGGTTCTTCGAGACCATCTACTACAACGGGCGCAAGCCCTGCCACCTGGAGCTGCACCTGGACCGGCTGCTCCACTCGCTGCGCGCCTATCAGGCCGAGTATGACAGCGTGGATTTCGAGGCGGTCATCAGGCAGGTGCTCAACCGCAACGGGCTGGAGGGCAGACCCGCCCGGATCAACATCTTCTACCCCATGGAGACGCCCGCGGCCCATCCGGTGATCCTGGCCGCGCCCTTTGAGCCAAAGCCCTACAAGGCGTACCGGGTCTGCCTGTGCGAGGATCGCCACGTGTCCACCCTCAACGCCCAGAAGACCACCAGCTACATGTTTTTCCACCTGGCCCTGATCCGGGCCAGGGCGCGCGGCTTCGACGACGCCGCACTGCTCGATTTTGACGGCAACCTGCTTGAGACGACCACGGGCGCGCTTCTCTTTCGGCGCGACGGAAAATTCCACGAAACCGACTCGCCCTATCGGCTCGCCTCCACCAGTCTGAAGCTGGCGGCCAGGGTGGTTGAGATCAGCCCGGATACGATCCCCCTGGACAGCCTGGGCGACTTTGAGCACGCCTATATCCTCAACTCCCTGATTGGCATGCGCCCGGTGGCGACCATCGGCGAAACCGGCTTTGTGCCGGACGAGGACGCCTGCCGCGAGGTCACGGAGCTGATCCTGGAAGACGGGCTCTGA
- the purD gene encoding phosphoribosylamine--glycine ligase: MKILVVGGGGREHAICWKLSQSPKVTAILCAPGNGGTALLGENIPVKDDDIPGLVALARDREVDLVVAGPELPLVLGLANALDREGIPCFGPNAYAANLEGSKAFSKTVMREAGVPTAPFRVFDEYDEAVAHVRKKGAPIVIKADGLAAGKGVVVAATVAEAVDTLTDMMVKRTFGSAGARVVVEQALKGEEASFLAFCDGKNYALLPSSQDHKAVGEGDTGPNTGGMGAYSPAPILPEEKYAETAELCIKPILEHMAAKGEPFKGVLYAGLMYTEDGPSVLEYNVRFGDPECQPLLMRLETDLLTIMFACIDGMLDKIKVRSTPQTACGVVMAAKGYPGAYPKGMEIAGIEQADALPGVKVFQAGTRLDNGKILTSGGRILCVTALGDTLADAQKRAYEAVDKIHFDNSYHRRDIADKGLKRLS; the protein is encoded by the coding sequence ATGAAGATACTGGTTGTCGGAGGCGGCGGGCGCGAGCACGCCATCTGCTGGAAGCTCTCCCAAAGTCCCAAAGTGACCGCGATCCTGTGCGCGCCCGGCAACGGCGGCACCGCCCTGCTCGGCGAAAACATCCCGGTCAAGGACGACGACATTCCCGGTCTGGTCGCCCTGGCCCGCGACCGCGAGGTCGATCTGGTGGTGGCCGGGCCCGAGCTGCCCCTGGTGCTCGGACTGGCCAATGCCCTGGACCGCGAGGGCATCCCCTGCTTCGGCCCCAATGCTTACGCCGCCAATCTCGAAGGGTCCAAGGCGTTCTCCAAGACCGTCATGCGCGAGGCCGGAGTGCCCACCGCGCCCTTTCGCGTGTTCGACGAATATGACGAGGCCGTGGCCCATGTCCGCAAGAAGGGCGCGCCCATCGTCATCAAGGCCGACGGGCTGGCCGCGGGCAAGGGCGTTGTCGTGGCCGCCACCGTGGCCGAGGCCGTGGACACCCTGACCGACATGATGGTCAAACGCACCTTTGGCTCGGCAGGCGCGCGCGTGGTCGTGGAACAGGCCCTCAAAGGCGAAGAAGCCTCGTTTCTCGCCTTTTGCGACGGCAAGAACTACGCCCTGCTCCCCTCCAGCCAGGACCACAAGGCCGTGGGCGAGGGCGACACCGGCCCCAATACCGGGGGCATGGGCGCCTATTCCCCGGCCCCCATCCTGCCCGAGGAAAAATACGCCGAAACTGCCGAGCTGTGCATCAAGCCGATCCTCGAACACATGGCCGCCAAGGGCGAACCCTTCAAGGGCGTGCTCTACGCCGGACTCATGTACACCGAAGACGGCCCGTCCGTACTCGAATACAACGTCCGCTTCGGCGATCCCGAATGTCAGCCGCTGCTCATGCGCCTGGAGACCGACCTGCTGACCATCATGTTCGCCTGCATCGACGGCATGCTCGACAAGATCAAGGTGCGCTCCACCCCGCAGACCGCCTGCGGCGTGGTCATGGCCGCCAAGGGCTACCCCGGCGCATACCCCAAGGGCATGGAAATCGCCGGCATCGAACAGGCCGATGCCCTGCCCGGCGTCAAGGTGTTCCAGGCCGGAACCCGGCTCGATAACGGCAAAATCCTGACCAGCGGTGGCCGCATTCTCTGCGTCACCGCCCTGGGCGACACCCTGGCCGATGCCCAGAAACGCGCCTATGAAGCCGTGGACAAAATCCACTTCGACAACAGCTACCACCGCCGTGACATCGCCGACAAAGGCCTGAAACGGCTGAGTTGA
- the gyrB gene encoding DNA topoisomerase (ATP-hydrolyzing) subunit B: protein MSDNQYTAESITHLEGLAAVRKRPAMYIGSTDIRGLHHLVYEVIDNSIDEAMAGYCDTIKVTLHMDNSCTVTDNGRGIPVEIHPKEGIPAVQMAMTMLHAGGKFDNDSYKVSGGLHGVGVSCVNALSEFMETTVRRNGKTYRMKFERGAVVHELEELGPSDATGTTQRFRPDEDIFEVNQFDYDTLRKRFRELAYLNSGLEIEFKDERSGDNEKFKFDGGIRQYVKDLNSGQNVIGEIVYGEGKSENMIVEFALQYTAGYKENTYTFANNIRTIEGGTHLAGYKTALTRAINNYVQNGDLPKKLIKKLTGDDVREGLTSVISVKLPDPQFEGQTKTKLGNSEASGLVAGVIYEKLNVFFEENPKEARFIIEKVVDASRAREAARKARDLVRRKGALSDNSLPGKLADCQSKRPEDSEIFIVEGDSAGGSAKQGRDPKHQAILPLRGKILNVEKTRMDKMLGNKEIRAMITALGIGIGHEEDEQDYDKLRYHKVVIMTDADVDGSHIRTLLLTFFFRQYEELITRGNLYIAQPPLYRAHKGKFEKFIKDDIELETFLMEKVGTDVIIKAQSGKRFIEKQLMEMMTSIRFVRQKFTEVETVGVEPGLFQALMNHDERISFTHFESHDHEAFKARFEALGYKAYIETEHDAEMDKDRTYVTFESSNGHRMRLAMEFFHSKLYKQAYKTYTDLKQACGGFDFALVLKDGEKPVSGIFALYDSVIEEAQRGWQIQRYKGLGEMNPEQLWETTMHPEKRTMLQVTIEDAAGANDIFMDLMGDNVEPRRAFIEKNALAVQELDI, encoded by the coding sequence ATGAGCGATAATCAGTACACAGCCGAGTCCATCACGCATCTTGAGGGGCTTGCGGCGGTCCGCAAGCGCCCGGCCATGTATATCGGGTCCACCGACATCCGTGGCCTGCACCATCTCGTCTACGAGGTCATCGACAACTCCATTGACGAGGCCATGGCAGGATATTGCGACACCATCAAGGTCACCCTGCACATGGACAACTCCTGCACCGTGACCGACAATGGCCGCGGCATCCCGGTCGAGATCCACCCCAAGGAGGGCATCCCGGCTGTTCAGATGGCCATGACCATGCTCCACGCAGGCGGTAAGTTCGACAATGATTCCTACAAGGTTTCCGGCGGCCTGCACGGCGTGGGCGTCTCCTGCGTCAACGCCTTGTCCGAGTTCATGGAGACCACGGTCAGGCGCAATGGCAAGACCTACCGCATGAAGTTCGAACGCGGGGCCGTGGTCCATGAGCTGGAGGAACTCGGTCCGTCCGATGCCACCGGCACCACCCAGCGGTTTCGGCCTGATGAGGATATCTTCGAGGTCAACCAGTTTGATTACGACACCCTGCGCAAGCGGTTTCGCGAATTGGCCTACCTCAACTCCGGTCTTGAGATCGAGTTCAAGGACGAGCGCAGCGGAGACAACGAGAAGTTCAAGTTCGACGGTGGCATCCGCCAGTATGTCAAGGATCTCAACTCCGGCCAGAACGTCATCGGCGAGATCGTGTACGGCGAGGGCAAATCCGAGAACATGATCGTGGAATTCGCCCTGCAATACACTGCGGGCTACAAGGAAAACACCTACACCTTTGCCAACAACATCCGCACCATCGAGGGCGGCACGCACTTGGCCGGGTACAAGACCGCCCTGACCCGGGCCATCAACAACTACGTGCAAAACGGCGACCTGCCCAAGAAGCTCATCAAGAAGCTCACCGGCGACGACGTGCGCGAGGGGCTGACCTCGGTCATCTCGGTCAAGCTGCCCGATCCGCAGTTTGAAGGCCAGACCAAGACCAAGCTCGGCAACTCCGAGGCCAGCGGCCTGGTGGCGGGCGTCATCTACGAGAAGCTCAACGTCTTCTTCGAGGAGAACCCCAAGGAGGCCCGCTTCATCATCGAGAAGGTGGTCGATGCCTCCCGCGCCCGCGAGGCGGCCCGCAAGGCCCGCGACCTGGTGCGGCGCAAGGGCGCCCTGTCGGACAACTCCCTGCCCGGCAAGCTGGCCGACTGCCAGTCCAAGCGTCCCGAGGATTCGGAAATATTCATCGTCGAGGGCGACTCGGCAGGCGGCTCGGCCAAGCAGGGCCGCGACCCCAAGCATCAGGCCATCCTGCCCCTGCGCGGCAAGATCCTCAATGTCGAGAAGACCCGCATGGACAAGATGCTCGGCAACAAGGAAATCCGCGCCATGATCACGGCGCTGGGCATCGGCATCGGCCACGAGGAGGACGAGCAGGACTACGACAAGCTGCGCTACCACAAGGTCGTCATCATGACTGACGCCGACGTGGACGGCTCGCATATCCGCACCCTGCTCCTGACCTTCTTCTTCAGGCAGTACGAGGAGCTGATCACCCGGGGCAACCTGTACATCGCCCAGCCGCCGCTCTACCGCGCCCACAAGGGCAAGTTCGAGAAGTTCATCAAGGACGACATTGAGCTTGAGACCTTCCTCATGGAAAAGGTCGGCACCGATGTCATCATCAAGGCCCAGTCCGGCAAGCGGTTCATCGAAAAACAACTGATGGAGATGATGACCTCCATTCGCTTCGTGCGGCAGAAGTTCACCGAGGTCGAGACCGTGGGGGTCGAGCCGGGGCTGTTCCAGGCGCTCATGAACCATGATGAGCGCATCAGCTTCACGCACTTCGAATCCCACGATCACGAGGCCTTCAAGGCCCGCTTCGAGGCCCTGGGCTACAAGGCGTACATCGAGACCGAACATGACGCGGAGATGGACAAGGACCGGACCTACGTCACCTTTGAGAGCAGCAATGGCCACCGCATGCGTCTGGCCATGGAGTTCTTCCACTCCAAGCTCTACAAACAGGCCTACAAGACCTACACCGACCTCAAGCAGGCCTGCGGAGGGTTTGACTTCGCCCTGGTCCTCAAGGATGGCGAAAAGCCCGTGAGCGGCATCTTCGCGCTCTATGACTCGGTCATCGAGGAGGCCCAGCGCGGCTGGCAGATCCAACGCTACAAGGGTCTTGGCGAAATGAACCCCGAACAGCTCTGGGAAACCACCATGCATCCGGAGAAGCGGACCATGCTCCAGGTGACCATTGAGGACGCGGCCGGGGCCAACGACATCTTCATGGACCTCATGGGCGACAACGTGGAGCCGCGTCGCGCCTTCATCGAAAAGAACGCCCTGGCCGTGCAGGAGCTGGACATCTAG
- the dnaN gene encoding DNA polymerase III subunit beta: MFLKVNRDEIIEGLQKSANIIPAKTGAAFLRTIWLQCENGNLNIMSTDSNLEFMGSYPASIEEDGLAGVQGRAFYDLVKQLRNDQGELTLRTDEAKQNVLVEQKAKKYKFPVNDPEWFQKFSSFPENGTVFWSGDFLHEIIDKIAFCISDEDSMEAIACIYFVPRESMGVKRVEVCGLNGHQFAMFNFVNDDIYAMLPEEGVLIQKKYIGELKKWLTSDEIELAISHKRLFFRTGDQRETFTLPLSYYQYPNYNNFLAKLGDDNVSTLEVKRLELVDALSRVALFNTDSNRCAYFTFGEGEVTISAQGQETGTARESIDATFAGDMKRIAFPTRNLIEILNHFNSPTVKFTLTGTEAPCGLTGVDDRDYNVIVMPMMIQEDTYYTEENV; this comes from the coding sequence ATGTTTCTGAAAGTGAACAGGGATGAGATCATCGAAGGCCTCCAGAAATCGGCCAACATCATTCCGGCCAAAACAGGCGCCGCCTTTTTGCGGACCATCTGGCTGCAGTGCGAGAACGGCAACCTGAACATCATGAGCACGGACTCGAACCTGGAATTCATGGGCTCGTATCCCGCCTCCATCGAGGAGGACGGGCTGGCCGGCGTGCAGGGCCGCGCCTTTTACGATCTGGTCAAGCAGCTGCGCAATGACCAGGGCGAGCTGACCCTGCGCACCGACGAGGCCAAGCAGAACGTGCTGGTGGAGCAAAAGGCCAAGAAATACAAATTCCCGGTCAATGATCCGGAATGGTTCCAGAAATTTTCCAGCTTCCCGGAAAACGGCACGGTTTTCTGGTCCGGCGATTTCCTCCACGAGATCATCGACAAGATCGCCTTTTGCATCTCCGACGAGGATTCCATGGAGGCCATTGCCTGCATCTACTTCGTGCCGCGCGAGAGCATGGGCGTGAAGCGGGTCGAGGTCTGCGGTCTCAACGGCCATCAGTTCGCCATGTTCAACTTTGTCAACGATGACATTTATGCCATGCTCCCGGAAGAGGGCGTGCTCATCCAGAAGAAGTACATCGGCGAGCTCAAGAAATGGCTCACCTCCGACGAGATCGAGCTGGCCATCAGCCACAAGCGGCTCTTCTTCCGCACCGGCGACCAGCGGGAGACCTTCACCCTGCCGCTGTCCTACTACCAGTATCCCAACTATAACAATTTCCTGGCAAAGCTCGGCGATGACAATGTCTCGACCCTGGAGGTCAAGCGGTTGGAGCTGGTGGATGCCCTGTCGCGCGTGGCCCTGTTCAACACCGATTCCAACCGCTGCGCCTACTTCACCTTTGGCGAGGGCGAGGTGACCATCTCGGCCCAGGGTCAGGAGACGGGCACGGCACGCGAATCCATCGACGCCACCTTTGCCGGAGACATGAAGCGCATCGCGTTTCCCACCAGGAATCTCATCGAGATCCTGAACCATTTCAATTCGCCTACCGTCAAGTTCACGCTGACCGGTACCGAGGCCCCCTGCGGCCTGACCGGTGTCGATGATCGCGATTACAACGTGATCGTCATGCCCATGATGATCCAGGAAGATACTTACTACACCGAGGAAAACGTCTAG